From the genome of Sulfurovum sp. NBC37-1, one region includes:
- a CDS encoding CZB domain-containing protein → MEKNTILEQLRAAKAAHINWVQRAKMLISGFKMEEDAIPVNSTQCKFGQWFYSDAQRLNGLRNNPLDCMSEIEKLHFELHDIYLNIYKIYYDLEPQGFFSKLFGKKKKITDDSVKLAKEYFASMEEVSKKLVNEINLMERRIVALPDTDLETL, encoded by the coding sequence ATGGAAAAAAATACAATCCTGGAACAATTAAGGGCGGCAAAAGCTGCCCATATCAACTGGGTTCAGCGTGCTAAAATGCTGATCTCCGGTTTTAAAATGGAAGAAGATGCCATACCGGTCAACTCTACACAATGCAAGTTCGGCCAATGGTTCTACTCTGATGCTCAAAGGCTTAACGGCCTGAGAAACAATCCACTTGACTGTATGTCGGAAATAGAGAAGCTTCACTTTGAACTTCATGATATTTATCTGAATATCTACAAAATTTATTATGACTTGGAGCCACAGGGCTTTTTCAGCAAGCTGTTTGGCAAAAAGAAAAAGATAACAGATGACTCTGTTAAACTTGCAAAAGAGTATTTTGCTTCTATGGAAGAGGTTTCCAAAAAACTTGTCAATGAGATCAATCTTATGGAAAGGCGTATTGTCGCATTGCCGGATACTGATCTTGAAACGCTTTAA
- a CDS encoding leucyl aminopeptidase — MNFNINNANIKDIKADLEIIIVIDKNLKHKSVKDKKLLKKAGFSGSQDEVCHLVEKKRLYVGAETLKGRGIRPAVATAIRSLIGKKTYKTIKIATYVSHPRCSASIRAMVEGLVLGSYTFNQYKSKKVKCPVKNVEISLEGYEAHEITMEVAARALNNGVIAAEATNFTRDIVNTTPDDCYPEIMANIAEELAKENKLKCKILKPKELKKEKMETLLAVARASRHKPRVIHLSHKPKNPKAVITLVGKGLTYDSGGLSLKPADYMVTMKSDKSGGSAVLGLMKAISEMNLPVEVHGFVGAVENMIGGDAYKPDDVLVSKNGKTIEIRNTDAEGRLVLADTLSYAQQEVKADYLFDFATLTGACVVGVGHYTSGVLGFNEEVKTMVTKQAKISGELATALDFNPYLHKTIKSSIADVCNISNTRYGGAITAGQFLSEFIDEEHKEKWAHIDIAGPAFVEHTWGENPHGASGAGVRMMLRLIEGLARKKESH; from the coding sequence ATGAATTTCAATATAAACAATGCAAATATAAAAGATATCAAGGCCGATCTTGAGATCATCATCGTCATCGACAAAAACCTCAAACACAAATCGGTCAAAGACAAAAAACTGCTCAAAAAAGCCGGTTTTTCCGGAAGCCAGGATGAAGTGTGCCACCTTGTAGAGAAAAAAAGACTCTATGTGGGAGCGGAGACGCTCAAAGGAAGAGGCATCAGACCGGCAGTGGCAACAGCCATTCGTTCACTCATTGGGAAAAAAACCTATAAGACCATTAAGATCGCTACGTACGTAAGCCACCCTAGATGTTCGGCTTCCATCAGAGCTATGGTCGAGGGTCTGGTACTTGGAAGTTATACATTCAACCAGTACAAAAGCAAAAAAGTAAAATGTCCTGTCAAGAACGTTGAAATATCACTTGAAGGCTACGAGGCACATGAGATCACCATGGAAGTGGCAGCACGCGCCCTGAACAATGGAGTGATCGCGGCAGAGGCAACAAACTTTACACGTGACATCGTCAACACCACACCTGATGACTGCTACCCTGAGATCATGGCCAATATTGCGGAAGAACTTGCCAAAGAGAATAAGCTCAAATGCAAGATACTCAAACCCAAAGAGCTCAAAAAAGAGAAAATGGAAACCCTGCTTGCCGTAGCACGGGCTTCAAGACACAAACCAAGAGTGATCCATCTTTCACACAAGCCAAAGAACCCCAAAGCCGTCATCACACTGGTAGGGAAAGGTCTTACCTATGATTCGGGTGGTCTAAGCCTCAAGCCTGCCGATTATATGGTGACCATGAAGTCTGACAAGAGCGGCGGTTCTGCCGTTCTGGGACTGATGAAAGCCATCTCCGAGATGAACCTGCCCGTGGAAGTGCACGGCTTTGTCGGTGCAGTGGAGAATATGATAGGCGGAGATGCCTACAAACCGGACGATGTACTGGTTTCCAAGAACGGAAAGACCATTGAAATTCGCAATACGGATGCGGAAGGCCGACTCGTTCTTGCAGACACCCTCTCCTATGCACAGCAGGAGGTCAAAGCGGACTACCTCTTTGACTTCGCTACACTTACTGGTGCCTGCGTAGTGGGTGTTGGACACTATACATCAGGTGTATTGGGTTTCAACGAAGAGGTGAAAACAATGGTGACAAAGCAGGCAAAGATCTCCGGTGAACTTGCGACGGCACTTGACTTCAATCCCTACCTGCACAAGACCATCAAAAGCAGCATTGCCGATGTCTGCAATATTTCGAACACCCGTTACGGCGGAGCCATTACTGCGGGTCAGTTCCTCTCCGAGTTTATCGATGAGGAGCATAAAGAGAAATGGGCACATATAGACATTGCCGGACCAGCTTTTGTGGAACACACATGGGGCGAGAACCCGCATGGTGCTTCCGGTGCCGGGGTACGAATGATGCTCAGACTCATTGAGGGCCTTGCCAGAAAAAAAGAATCGCATTAA
- a CDS encoding DUF255 domain-containing protein: MKAFIFSLLFVCNLMAITVEDAAWVLDAQTSMGKAYQKAKAEKKDLIMLIIIESSCEWCEKMVHRTLRDVNIISALSDMVIVVADFNSPEAKEHNATLTPSIYFIDAKTKKTVYSVIGYEKPGSFMIDIVSAKDKIE, encoded by the coding sequence ATGAAAGCCTTTATATTTTCTTTACTTTTTGTATGCAACCTGATGGCTATCACTGTTGAGGATGCCGCATGGGTACTCGATGCACAGACCAGCATGGGAAAGGCGTACCAGAAAGCAAAAGCGGAAAAGAAAGATCTCATCATGCTTATCATCATCGAAAGCAGCTGTGAGTGGTGTGAGAAGATGGTCCATAGAACACTCAGAGACGTGAATATAATATCGGCACTGTCCGACATGGTTATCGTGGTTGCAGACTTCAACTCTCCGGAAGCAAAAGAACACAACGCTACATTGACACCCTCGATATATTTCATTGATGCCAAAACAAAGAAGACTGTCTATTCAGTTATCGGCTATGAAAAACCGGGAAGCTTCATGATCGATATCGTATCTGCAAAAGATAAGATCGAATAA
- the trpB gene encoding tryptophan synthase subunit beta: MDLHKEVYIPKPSPFDPDENGHFGKFGGRFVPETLMPALEQLCKDYEAVRFDKDFWAEVDYYYKNYVGRPSALYYAENLSKELDAKIYLKREDLNHTGAHKINHCVAQAVLAKRLGKKKIIAETGAGQHGVATATVAALFGLECEVFMGAKDVARQELNVFRMKLLGAKVHAVESGSKTLKDAMNDAIRHWVTNARNTYYLIGTVAGPHPYPMMVRDIQSIIGWEAKEQLKAAEGCLPDKIIACIGGGSNALGIFSHFLEDENVECIGIEAGGEGLECKHGCSLEKGSPGVLHGQLSYLLQDEDGQVQEAHSISAGLDYPGIGPEHAFLKDKGIVTYSHITDVEALDAFVWLSQSEGIIPALESSHAIAYLKKMKPEEIKGKIILVNLSGRGDKDMIQVKDILKEQFQD; the protein is encoded by the coding sequence ATGGATCTACATAAAGAAGTCTATATACCCAAACCAAGTCCGTTCGACCCGGACGAGAACGGACATTTCGGCAAGTTCGGCGGACGTTTTGTCCCTGAAACACTCATGCCGGCTCTTGAACAGCTGTGTAAAGACTATGAAGCGGTACGTTTCGACAAAGATTTCTGGGCAGAGGTGGACTACTACTACAAAAACTATGTGGGTCGTCCCTCTGCACTCTACTATGCCGAGAACCTTTCCAAAGAACTCGATGCAAAGATCTACCTTAAACGTGAGGACCTGAACCATACAGGAGCACACAAGATCAACCACTGTGTTGCACAGGCTGTACTAGCAAAGCGTCTCGGAAAGAAAAAGATCATTGCGGAGACCGGCGCAGGACAGCATGGTGTGGCAACAGCGACCGTGGCAGCGCTTTTCGGACTGGAATGCGAAGTCTTCATGGGCGCCAAAGATGTGGCACGTCAGGAACTCAATGTTTTCCGCATGAAACTGCTCGGTGCCAAAGTGCATGCGGTAGAGAGCGGTTCTAAAACCCTGAAAGATGCCATGAACGATGCCATCCGACACTGGGTGACCAACGCACGTAATACCTACTATCTCATCGGTACCGTAGCAGGGCCACACCCCTACCCTATGATGGTACGTGACATTCAGTCCATCATCGGATGGGAAGCCAAAGAACAACTGAAGGCGGCTGAAGGATGTCTGCCTGACAAGATCATTGCCTGTATCGGCGGCGGTTCAAATGCATTGGGCATCTTCAGCCACTTTTTGGAAGATGAAAATGTTGAGTGTATCGGTATAGAGGCCGGAGGAGAAGGACTGGAATGCAAGCATGGATGTTCTTTGGAAAAAGGCAGCCCCGGCGTACTGCACGGACAGCTCAGCTACCTGCTGCAGGATGAGGACGGCCAGGTACAGGAGGCACATTCCATCTCGGCAGGACTGGACTACCCGGGGATCGGGCCTGAACATGCTTTCCTTAAAGACAAAGGTATCGTCACTTACAGCCACATTACCGACGTTGAAGCTCTTGATGCTTTTGTCTGGCTTTCCCAATCAGAGGGGATCATCCCTGCACTTGAGAGTTCCCATGCCATCGCATACCTGAAAAAGATGAAGCCTGAAGAGATAAAAGGAAAGATCATCCTTGTAAATCTCTCCGGACGGGGTGACAAGGATATGATCCAGGTAAAAGATATACTCAAAGAGCAGTTTCAGGACTGA
- a CDS encoding DUF3298 and DUF4163 domain-containing protein, translating to MNQILTLLLLTSLLSSTEIFLDKAWMQGKGIYTRSDSYCHPTKDESGTFCQKDELSYPVLHDVPDAEVAKQVENIVARAVTAYSKGDLKATVIKNLSDESYQPHGTWNTSNALDLFAVTKTTFTIANSGSGYTGGAHGYFSVKYENYDHEGKHLEMDDLLKEDYNATLHQIAQKVYKESIGLKQNDSLLKDGWFSNKFILSTNFAITERGLLFHYNAYEIKPYAAGHTKFMLPYSSIRSLIDPQGPLKTYLQIPEKIQSTYINEDVASLHISVKRIDPEHIEVDIEEKVWSYASRGWLSLSFPDLQKKNDVKIVASQGFKSIKRYPAGSKVYNQKRRKAVRSSYLLVEGEPLLKDNSKAKKITLLVTVPSKSRSLRIRVRISFKNGKNLITMPSKWDGVQGQQGFTNYELTFPLQ from the coding sequence ATGAATCAGATACTTACTCTTTTGCTACTTACTTCCCTACTCTCCTCAACAGAAATTTTTCTTGATAAAGCATGGATGCAAGGAAAAGGTATCTATACCCGTAGTGACAGCTACTGTCATCCGACAAAAGATGAGAGCGGTACCTTTTGCCAGAAAGATGAACTCTCTTATCCTGTGCTTCATGATGTACCCGACGCAGAAGTTGCCAAGCAGGTAGAAAACATTGTTGCCAGGGCTGTAACAGCCTACTCAAAAGGCGACCTTAAAGCAACAGTCATAAAAAATCTCAGTGACGAGAGCTATCAGCCACATGGGACATGGAATACCAGCAACGCTCTGGATCTCTTTGCCGTTACAAAGACAACATTCACCATAGCCAACAGCGGGAGTGGTTACACTGGTGGTGCACATGGCTACTTTTCTGTCAAGTATGAAAATTATGACCATGAAGGAAAACATTTGGAGATGGATGATCTTTTAAAAGAAGATTATAATGCCACTTTGCACCAGATCGCCCAGAAAGTCTATAAAGAGAGTATCGGTCTCAAACAAAATGATTCCCTTTTGAAAGACGGCTGGTTCAGTAACAAATTCATATTGAGCACTAATTTTGCCATCACCGAGAGGGGTCTTCTTTTTCACTACAACGCTTACGAGATCAAACCTTATGCTGCAGGACATACCAAATTTATGCTTCCCTACAGTAGTATTCGTTCACTTATTGACCCTCAAGGTCCGTTAAAAACATATTTACAGATACCTGAAAAAATACAAAGTACCTATATCAACGAGGATGTCGCCTCCCTGCACATCTCTGTAAAACGTATTGACCCTGAACATATTGAAGTTGATATAGAAGAGAAGGTATGGAGCTATGCCTCACGGGGATGGCTTTCACTCTCTTTTCCTGATCTTCAAAAGAAAAATGATGTCAAGATTGTTGCATCACAAGGTTTCAAGAGTATCAAACGGTACCCTGCAGGTTCAAAGGTCTATAATCAGAAGAGGAGAAAAGCAGTCAGAAGCAGCTATCTTTTAGTCGAAGGTGAGCCTCTCTTAAAAGATAACAGTAAAGCCAAGAAGATCACCCTGCTTGTAACGGTACCATCCAAAAGCAGATCGCTGCGTATCAGAGTCAGAATATCGTTTAAAAATGGGAAAAATCTCATCACCATGCCTTCCAAGTGGGATGGGGTACAAGGACAACAGGGATTCACCAACTATGAATTGACTTTTCCTCTGCAATAG
- a CDS encoding metallophosphoesterase — MRIYLFFVIFLLFFFALHYLFYSRVIKKLLFSEQVKKTLTFFLGINFLFNLLYVIGRYTDMIGNSLYYLFSLSVGISFVLMLYLIVHEVLNVFHKALKHVDHEKRYFIKKSGDGMLLALSTAYVSAAAYEGSKEPVVNVVKFGTFDFSIVQISDLHIGGLVDRAFVRHAVKKINALEADIVCITGDLVDTSLEFIEPAVRELDNIRSKYGIYYILGNHEYFHEPQKIIKFIQTTKLTLLLNDSVTIDVLKLNIIGVTDLMGYRMGMLQPDIHRAFDKTNKTYRTILLAHQPKFIEELGYYKPELILSGHTHGGQIWPFGYLVRLQQPFLKGLHTLPNGSSIYVNSGIGFWGPPMRLDSQAEITYII; from the coding sequence ATGAGAATTTATCTGTTTTTTGTCATTTTTCTGCTCTTCTTTTTCGCATTGCACTATCTCTTCTACTCTAGGGTCATTAAAAAACTGCTTTTTTCAGAACAGGTCAAAAAGACACTGACATTCTTTCTGGGTATCAACTTTCTTTTCAATCTGCTCTATGTCATCGGACGCTACACTGATATGATCGGCAATAGCCTCTACTATCTGTTTTCTCTGTCTGTGGGCATCTCCTTTGTACTGATGCTCTATCTCATTGTGCATGAAGTACTCAATGTTTTTCATAAAGCACTCAAGCATGTTGATCATGAAAAAAGATACTTTATCAAAAAAAGCGGAGATGGTATGCTTTTGGCACTTTCCACAGCCTATGTCAGTGCTGCTGCCTATGAAGGAAGCAAAGAACCGGTGGTCAATGTGGTGAAGTTTGGCACATTCGACTTTTCCATCGTGCAGATAAGCGATCTTCATATTGGCGGTCTTGTAGACCGTGCATTTGTACGACATGCCGTTAAGAAGATCAATGCCCTTGAAGCGGACATTGTATGTATTACTGGTGATCTTGTCGACACATCACTGGAATTTATAGAACCTGCGGTCAGGGAGCTTGACAATATCAGGTCAAAATACGGAATCTACTACATTCTGGGGAATCACGAATATTTTCATGAACCACAGAAGATCATCAAATTCATCCAAACGACCAAACTGACACTGCTGCTCAATGACTCTGTCACCATCGACGTGCTCAAACTAAACATCATAGGTGTTACCGACCTCATGGGATACCGCATGGGGATGCTTCAACCTGACATACACCGGGCATTCGACAAGACCAACAAAACATACCGGACCATACTGCTGGCACACCAGCCAAAGTTCATAGAAGAACTTGGCTACTACAAGCCTGAACTCATACTCAGCGGCCATACCCACGGCGGACAGATATGGCCATTCGGGTACCTTGTTAGACTGCAGCAGCCTTTTCTCAAAGGCTTGCACACTCTTCCCAACGGTTCAAGTATCTACGTCAACAGCGGTATCGGCTTTTGGGGACCTCCGATGCGGCTCGATTCTCAGGCAGAGATCACCTATATTATCTGA
- a CDS encoding STAS/SEC14 domain-containing protein yields MLKITKSGPNRLDLEFQGKITTEDMQEILDEFITLSKEIEHGKILYTIYDFDFPSMDAIMVKLSRLPELFGLLKRFDRMAILTNKTWLQKIAQFEGFLVPGLEIKAFDLDEIVEAEAWLSGQ; encoded by the coding sequence ATGCTAAAGATCACAAAAAGCGGGCCGAACCGCCTTGACCTGGAATTTCAGGGCAAGATCACTACGGAAGATATGCAGGAGATACTCGATGAATTTATCACTCTATCCAAAGAGATAGAACACGGCAAAATACTCTACACGATCTATGATTTCGACTTCCCTTCCATGGATGCTATTATGGTAAAGCTCTCCCGTCTTCCTGAACTGTTCGGACTTTTAAAAAGGTTTGACCGCATGGCGATTCTGACAAATAAAACGTGGCTTCAAAAAATAGCCCAATTCGAAGGTTTTCTGGTACCCGGACTGGAGATAAAAGCTTTCGATCTGGATGAAATAGTAGAAGCAGAAGCCTGGCTTTCAGGGCAATAG
- the lepB gene encoding signal peptidase I, translating into MKRVLIYLGIIAGLLILFYMFRIYRIDGTSMNYGMLEGDVVLCKRQVDTIKRGDMLVVRHPLDPKGRLYVKRCAALPGDRFFQEKRFFYLQIDGDSDKTYRLAQKHDLSLVSTKEGYFLKNPYLKYYGVVHNWKLKVPGELSRLPMTTVEDDHYYVLGDYRDNSADSRFFGAVPRDWVMSKVIYVLKKPKDWMTLLEIKEADSSEKEVKKNGGLTPSSFKGQSISSTE; encoded by the coding sequence ATGAAAAGAGTATTGATATATTTAGGAATTATCGCCGGTTTGCTTATACTGTTCTATATGTTCCGTATCTACAGGATAGACGGTACCAGTATGAACTATGGAATGCTGGAGGGTGACGTGGTACTGTGCAAGCGTCAGGTCGATACCATTAAACGCGGTGACATGCTGGTGGTCAGACATCCGCTCGATCCCAAAGGCAGGCTCTATGTCAAACGCTGTGCGGCACTGCCGGGTGACAGGTTTTTTCAGGAAAAGCGCTTTTTCTATCTTCAGATCGATGGTGATTCGGACAAAACATACCGGTTGGCACAAAAACACGACCTTAGTCTAGTATCGACAAAAGAGGGATATTTTCTTAAAAATCCCTATTTGAAATATTACGGTGTCGTGCACAACTGGAAGCTCAAAGTACCGGGTGAACTGAGCAGACTGCCCATGACGACCGTTGAAGATGATCATTATTACGTCCTTGGTGACTACAGGGACAATTCCGCTGACAGCCGTTTCTTTGGGGCCGTACCGCGAGACTGGGTCATGTCGAAAGTGATCTACGTACTTAAAAAGCCAAAGGACTGGATGACGCTGCTGGAGATCAAAGAGGCAGACAGCAGCGAGAAAGAGGTAAAGAAGAACGGTGGGCTTACCCCGTCTTCATTTAAAGGTCAGTCGATTTCCAGTACGGAGTAG
- a CDS encoding adenine phosphoribosyltransferase, with the protein MTLTPEDRTIILDSIRDIPDFPKPGIVFKDITTLLNNPKALSTLMDHLTERYLGYDLDYIAGIDARGFIFGSILADRLGVGFVPVRKKGKLPYTTVAEKYSLEYGFDEVEIHIDAFGENGCCSTGERSKVLLIDDLIATGGTAKAAANLIDKVGAHCVEACFIMELGFLNSKEGFSAPVYSVLEID; encoded by the coding sequence ATGACACTCACCCCCGAAGACAGAACCATCATCCTTGACAGCATTAGGGACATCCCGGACTTTCCGAAACCCGGCATCGTCTTTAAAGACATCACTACCCTCCTCAACAATCCCAAAGCACTCAGTACGCTAATGGACCATCTGACGGAACGTTATCTTGGCTATGATCTGGACTACATTGCCGGCATCGATGCGAGGGGTTTCATCTTCGGTTCCATTCTGGCTGACAGGCTTGGCGTGGGTTTCGTACCTGTGCGTAAGAAAGGTAAACTCCCCTACACTACCGTAGCAGAGAAATACTCTCTGGAGTACGGTTTTGATGAAGTGGAGATACACATAGACGCTTTTGGTGAGAACGGCTGCTGCAGTACAGGTGAAAGATCAAAAGTCCTGCTCATAGACGACCTCATAGCTACAGGAGGGACAGCCAAAGCCGCTGCAAACCTCATAGACAAAGTGGGAGCTCACTGTGTAGAAGCCTGTTTCATCATGGAGCTTGGTTTTCTCAACAGCAAAGAAGGCTTTTCCGCTCCGGTCTACTCCGTACTGGAAATCGACTGA
- a CDS encoding protoglobin domain-containing protein produces the protein MQHYRDLKDHYQFTEEEAKLLKELQPRMEQLADEFIDGFYDYIWGFGKTAQFLKNKEIIAYHRKRIKEWFINLFCGQYDMPYFMYLYKIGEIHVRIGLPTHYVNSAFTYVRTFILASIEKNFKDKQHHIDEIKAVEKIIDMNLDILTSSYREEELGKFLSLSKIEKNILSGLKNFNSYINYFLAGALALVAFFAIGLFLYDIYLLFFTDMKIEKGILTVLGSLLVLWASIELIHEEIHHLQGKGFAIGAFIMLAMAALIRKVLIYSLSAEKGEELLIIAAVIVGLAVSYWLVGAKKRTTIA, from the coding sequence ATGCAACATTATAGAGACTTAAAAGACCACTATCAGTTTACCGAAGAAGAAGCAAAATTACTAAAAGAACTGCAGCCTCGTATGGAACAGCTTGCTGATGAATTTATAGATGGGTTTTATGATTATATATGGGGTTTTGGTAAAACTGCTCAATTTTTAAAAAATAAAGAAATTATTGCTTACCATAGGAAGAGAATCAAAGAGTGGTTTATTAACCTTTTTTGCGGGCAATATGATATGCCTTACTTTATGTATCTTTACAAAATAGGCGAAATCCATGTAAGAATTGGTTTGCCTACACACTATGTCAACTCTGCATTTACTTATGTTAGAACCTTCATACTTGCCAGCATAGAAAAAAATTTTAAAGACAAACAACATCATATAGATGAAATTAAGGCTGTTGAAAAAATAATCGATATGAATCTTGATATACTCACAAGTTCTTATAGGGAAGAAGAGTTGGGCAAGTTTTTGTCTCTTTCCAAAATAGAAAAAAATATTTTATCTGGTTTGAAAAACTTCAATTCATACATCAACTACTTCTTGGCCGGGGCATTGGCACTTGTAGCATTTTTTGCCATAGGACTTTTCTTATATGATATTTATTTACTTTTTTTTACGGATATGAAAATAGAAAAAGGGATATTGACAGTTCTTGGTAGCTTACTTGTATTATGGGCTTCTATTGAATTAATTCATGAAGAAATCCATCATTTACAAGGCAAAGGATTTGCCATTGGTGCATTCATTATGCTTGCTATGGCAGCACTTATTAGAAAAGTATTGATTTATTCTCTCTCGGCGGAGAAGGGAGAAGAGTTGCTGATTATTGCTGCTGTTATTGTCGGCCTGGCTGTTTCGTATTGGCTTGTAGGTGCAAAGAAAAGAACGACTATAGCTTAA
- the rpiB gene encoding ribose 5-phosphate isomerase B translates to MSKKFYIATDHAGYAVKAYVKELVTNLGHEIIDLGPDSADRVDYPDFAKKCTEAVIANPGSFGILICGTGIGMSIAANKVSGIRAALCHDHYTAQLTRQHNDANVLCFGERVVGKGVIEDIIDAFASTEFEGGRHATRIGKIEAGCSFGADLG, encoded by the coding sequence ATGTCAAAGAAATTTTACATTGCAACAGACCATGCAGGTTATGCTGTCAAAGCCTACGTCAAAGAACTCGTCACAAACCTCGGCCACGAGATCATCGACCTTGGACCGGACTCAGCCGACAGAGTCGACTACCCAGACTTCGCAAAGAAGTGTACGGAAGCCGTCATTGCAAACCCGGGAAGTTTCGGTATCCTCATCTGCGGTACGGGCATCGGTATGTCCATAGCTGCCAACAAAGTATCAGGTATCAGAGCTGCTCTCTGCCACGACCACTACACTGCACAATTGACAAGACAGCACAATGACGCCAACGTACTCTGCTTCGGTGAACGCGTAGTCGGTAAAGGCGTCATCGAAGACATCATAGATGCTTTCGCCTCCACGGAATTCGAAGGCGGACGTCACGCTACAAGAATAGGCAAAATCGAAGCCGGATGCAGCTTCGGTGCTGATCTGGGGTAG
- a CDS encoding site-2 protease family protein, whose product MSETEIIKIISMIIALMIAIIGHEIMHGWVAYKYGDNTAKSLGRLKINPLVHIDPVGSILVPGMLFFSGAPFIFGWAKPVPININTVIRNGGAGAAVAVSLAGITFNFAMAALCAALFPMFAHPTSAFEAFIALLLYQSVVINVLLGVFNLWPIPPLDGANAIRYLAEGMHWKSFTAFYDKIYPYGMLILVAVLFTPVSNYLFQPVTWIVKWLL is encoded by the coding sequence ATGAGTGAAACAGAAATAATCAAGATCATCAGTATGATCATCGCCCTGATGATCGCCATCATAGGGCATGAGATCATGCACGGATGGGTCGCCTACAAATACGGCGACAACACAGCCAAAAGCCTCGGACGCCTCAAGATAAACCCTCTCGTACACATTGACCCTGTAGGGAGTATCCTGGTTCCGGGAATGCTCTTTTTCTCCGGGGCACCCTTTATATTTGGCTGGGCAAAACCTGTTCCCATCAACATAAATACTGTCATAAGGAATGGTGGTGCTGGCGCAGCGGTCGCCGTCTCGCTTGCAGGCATCACATTCAACTTTGCAATGGCTGCTTTATGCGCCGCACTTTTCCCAATGTTCGCACATCCAACTTCTGCATTTGAAGCTTTCATCGCCCTGCTGCTCTATCAGAGTGTAGTCATCAACGTGCTGCTCGGTGTTTTCAACCTCTGGCCCATCCCGCCACTGGACGGAGCCAATGCCATCCGCTATCTCGCTGAAGGCATGCACTGGAAATCTTTTACGGCATTTTATGATAAAATATATCCTTATGGGATGCTGATACTCGTAGCGGTGCTTTTTACACCCGTTTCAAATTATCTGTTCCAGCCCGTTACATGGATCGTAAAATGGTTACTCTGA